From one Lysinibacillus sp. G4S2 genomic stretch:
- a CDS encoding TPM domain-containing protein — MKRFIARFIIICSMCILSIKVANAAMPAPMKNTYIHDFANVLSASVKKELDRFSEQLDKGTGAEIMIVTVDNMNGQEPKMYATKMIRSWGIGDKEKNNGVLILATFGQGEGNNDVVIAVGQGLEGALPDGKLGRILDTAFYPNASAGNIDKAFKATYAEVFQTVAQEYNWDGELPEKNVDDEEMPTWMFILLVIIVLIIYTFMSNGRGRGPRSGGRGGFPGGFGGGSGGSGFGGFGGGSSAGGGASRKF; from the coding sequence ATGAAACGTTTTATCGCACGATTTATAATCATTTGTTCCATGTGTATTTTATCTATAAAGGTTGCCAATGCAGCAATGCCTGCACCGATGAAAAATACGTATATTCATGATTTTGCTAATGTTTTGTCTGCTTCGGTGAAGAAAGAGCTTGATCGTTTTTCAGAGCAGCTAGACAAAGGCACCGGTGCTGAAATTATGATCGTAACTGTAGATAACATGAATGGCCAAGAACCAAAAATGTATGCTACAAAAATGATTCGTTCGTGGGGCATTGGTGATAAAGAAAAAAATAATGGTGTCTTAATATTAGCAACATTTGGGCAAGGTGAAGGCAATAATGATGTCGTCATTGCTGTAGGTCAAGGTCTCGAAGGAGCATTACCAGATGGCAAGCTGGGACGCATTTTAGATACAGCATTTTATCCAAATGCAAGTGCTGGAAATATTGATAAGGCATTTAAAGCAACGTATGCTGAAGTATTTCAAACTGTCGCACAAGAATACAATTGGGATGGAGAGCTACCTGAAAAGAATGTTGACGATGAAGAAATGCCGACGTGGATGTTTATTTTACTCGTTATTATAGTACTTATTATTTATACATTTATGTCAAATGGTAGGGGAAGAGGACCTCGTTCAGGTGGACGTGGCGGTTTTCCTGGTGGTTTTGGTGGCGGTTCTGGAGGTAGTGGCTTTGGTGGATTCGGAGGAGGCTCATCTGCTGGTGGTGGTGCAAGTCGGAAATTTTAA
- a CDS encoding LemA family protein: MKKIFGPIGIIVIILVVLALLFIPKYNSLVTAEESVDSKWAQVENQLQRRYDLIPNIVESVKGYANHEKEVITSITEARAQMGSARSPEEQAVANDALNGALSRLLVVVENYPNLKADANFRQLMDELAGTENRLAVAREDYNNEVQTFNKSVKRFPGNLIAGMFGFEKKEYFKAAAGAEKAPSIDFSNSGKQ, encoded by the coding sequence TTGAAAAAAATATTTGGACCTATAGGGATTATCGTTATTATTCTTGTTGTATTGGCCTTACTATTTATTCCAAAATACAATAGCCTTGTAACAGCCGAAGAAAGTGTTGATTCAAAATGGGCTCAAGTCGAAAATCAGCTACAACGTCGCTATGATTTGATTCCGAATATAGTAGAATCTGTTAAAGGATACGCTAATCATGAGAAGGAAGTTATTACTAGCATTACAGAGGCACGTGCACAAATGGGGAGTGCACGTAGTCCAGAGGAACAGGCGGTAGCCAATGATGCATTGAACGGGGCACTTAGTCGATTGCTAGTAGTCGTTGAAAATTATCCAAATTTAAAGGCAGATGCGAATTTCCGTCAATTAATGGATGAATTAGCTGGAACAGAAAACCGCTTAGCTGTTGCTCGAGAAGACTACAACAATGAAGTGCAGACTTTTAATAAATCGGTCAAACGTTTCCCAGGAAATCTAATTGCAGGAATGTTTGGCTTTGAAAAGAAAGAATACTTCAAAGCAGCTGCGGGAGCTGAAAAGGCACCATCTATAGATTTTAGCAATTCAGGTAAACAATAA
- a CDS encoding spore coat protein has protein sequence MSQSFHNESSNQTSSFNQQQSLNHGGHELMDMHETIGEIIAGMNQSIVLRPHIKDPELLSILDRQYNFTLGMYNTIVESFKTGHDPSVPTGRYQMETGNNFKFGLNPGQPKKPMQNASELNDEAISGFLLGAQKGAAKCMTAAATETTNPVVRRVVADSIPNCIEMAYELSIYQNMHGYYQVPQYSQQDMQTMLSAYDTTTNPLH, from the coding sequence TTGTCACAATCGTTTCATAACGAATCATCAAACCAAACATCATCATTCAACCAACAACAAAGCCTAAATCATGGTGGGCATGAACTAATGGACATGCATGAAACAATTGGCGAAATCATTGCTGGTATGAATCAATCCATTGTTTTACGTCCACATATTAAGGACCCTGAATTACTTAGCATTTTGGATCGTCAATATAATTTCACATTAGGTATGTACAATACTATTGTGGAATCATTTAAAACAGGTCATGATCCTTCTGTTCCTACAGGTCGCTATCAAATGGAGACAGGCAATAATTTTAAATTTGGATTAAATCCTGGCCAGCCTAAAAAACCGATGCAAAATGCAAGTGAACTCAACGATGAAGCAATTTCTGGCTTCCTATTAGGGGCTCAAAAAGGGGCAGCAAAATGTATGACCGCAGCGGCAACGGAAACTACAAACCCTGTAGTTCGACGCGTTGTTGCAGATAGTATTCCCAACTGCATCGAAATGGCATACGAATTATCTATTTACCAAAATATGCACGGCTACTATCAAGTACCACAATATTCTCAACAGGATATGCAAACGATGCTTAGTGCATACGACACTACAACAAATCCCCTTCATTAA
- a CDS encoding amino acid ABC transporter ATP-binding protein, which produces MIKIENLHKYFGKLEVLKGIDYEIQEKEVVCVIGPSGSGKSTFLRCINMLEEVTDGAIYIENVKINDPKTNINAIRAEVGMVFQQFNLFPHMTVIDNVTMAPMQIRKMGRAEAEALGHELLKKVGLDSKAYNYPEQLSGGQQQRVAIARALAMKPKAMLFDEPTSALDPEMVKEVLDVMKNLAAEGMTMIVVTHEMGFAREVGDRVVFMDGGYIVEEGTPKELFGNPQNERTKAFLGKVL; this is translated from the coding sequence ATGATTAAAATTGAAAATTTACACAAATATTTCGGCAAATTGGAAGTATTAAAAGGTATTGATTATGAAATTCAAGAAAAGGAAGTTGTTTGTGTAATTGGCCCTTCAGGTTCGGGGAAAAGTACATTTTTACGTTGCATTAATATGTTAGAAGAAGTAACAGATGGTGCCATTTATATCGAGAATGTGAAGATTAATGATCCGAAAACAAATATTAATGCGATACGAGCTGAAGTGGGTATGGTGTTTCAACAATTTAATTTATTCCCACACATGACAGTTATAGATAATGTGACGATGGCTCCGATGCAAATCCGTAAAATGGGTAGGGCAGAAGCGGAAGCACTTGGACATGAGTTGTTGAAAAAGGTCGGTCTTGATAGTAAGGCTTATAACTACCCTGAGCAGCTTTCTGGTGGTCAGCAGCAACGTGTTGCCATTGCTCGTGCTTTAGCGATGAAACCAAAGGCCATGTTATTTGATGAACCTACTTCGGCACTTGATCCCGAAATGGTAAAAGAGGTACTAGATGTTATGAAAAATCTAGCCGCTGAAGGAATGACGATGATTGTTGTGACACATGAAATGGGCTTTGCTCGTGAAGTTGGAGATCGTGTTGTCTTTATGGATGGTGGCTATATTGTTGAAGAGGGAACACCTAAGGAACTTTTTGGTAATCCTCAAAACGAACGAACGAAAGCATTTTTAGGGAAAGTTTTATAG